CGGAAGCGCGGGAAAGGATTCCCATCACGATCTGCCGGACGTGACGGAAAGCTGGAGTGAAAAGGAACTTCTGCCTTACCGGGAAGCCTTCCGCAGAGGCTGGCCGGGCATGGTGCTTGTGGCCCATATCCATCACGGCGGCATGGATGCCGTGCTGCCGTCATCCCTTTCTCCCGCAGTTATTGAAGGCCTGCTTCGCCGGGAACTCGGCTGGAACGGCGTCGTCATCAGCGACGATCTTCAGATGGGGGCCGTGTACAAAGGGCGGTCTCTGGAAGAGCGTGTGCGGCTGGCGCTTCTTGCAGGCAACGATATTCTCCTTTTCGGCAACTATCTGAAGCATGACCCTGTGCTTCATGAGAAGGTTCTTCAGGCCGTTCTCGATCTTGTGCGCAACGGAGAGGTGAGCGGGGAAAGGCTGGAGCGTTCGTGGCGACGCATAGAGGCCATGAAGGCGCATCTTTTTGAAGCGCGCTGAAGGCATGATGCGAAAAAAGGCCGTGGAACATGTTCCACGGCCTTTTTGACGGAAAGTTTTTAGAGCATTTTAGTGTGAAATGCTTTGCCCTTCAAATCATACGTCCTGTCGTTTTGCGGAAAAGCGCGGTTTTTCCGCTCACTTTGGGCCGGGCGACGCGGTATCGCCGCCTCGCGTTTTACCTTTTTCACAGGTAAAACGCTCTGTGCGGCGGATTACTCCCAGAACGACATGCGCGGAGCTGCGCCGGAAAGTTCCCCGAGGCTCAGGGAAACGGTGACCACCCCCTCCGCCCAGGGGCCTACCTGATAGGGGCTGAAATAGAAGGTGATGCCGTCCTTTTCCAGCACGAAGGTGCAGAAGTTTTCTTCTTCCGGCACGGTGCCCATGTTCACCATGTCTTCGGGCAGACCCCGGGCAAGGAGTTTTTTCCGGGAAAGTTCGCTGATGAGCTTCAGCGCCTTGTCCTTACGGGGGAAAAGATCGGCGAGGGTAAAGACCTCTGCTCCGGGCAGCATATGGTTTTGCGAGGAAAGAATGAGGTTGCCGTGCGCCCCGCCCGTGTAGACGTATTCCTCCCACAGCAGAGAAAGCGTTCTGCCGTTGCCGGAAAGCGTTCCTTTCAGGTTCATTTCCAGAGGCGGAGTTTCTTCCCCCCGGATGTCCTGCAGAGCGGCGTGTTCTTCCTGGGCCGTCGCCCGGAATTCGGCCGCCTTGCGGGCGACAAGCTCATCGGCAATCCTGTCGGGCAGGGAAAGGCCGGATCTCTGCCAGGATGCCGTGAAGCTGACGGACGAAGAGGATTCCGTGTAGGTGGATACGACGTTTTCGGCGGCGATGCAGGAGCCCGCGTTCAGGATCAGGCAGGCGGTCAGGGCAACGGAAAAAAGTTTCATGGCGTCTCCTTGCCGGGGATTTGGGCGCGTCAGACTGTTTCATCGTTGATCCGGGCGACCTTCGCTCCCTGCATGACGGCGTGGAAACGGGGGCAGGTGCGTTCATGGTCGTTGATGATGCCGCAGGCCTGAAGCATGGAATAGACGGTGATGCTGCCCAGGTGGCGGAAACCGTGCGCCTTCAGCCCGGCGCTTATGCGGTCGGAAAGTTCGTTTCTGGCGGGGACGGCGCCGTCGTGCCCGGCGTACACAAGCATGTGCCCGTCGGTAAAACTCCAGAGCCAGTCGTGAAAGGAGCCGTACTTCTGCTGCATTGCCAGAAAGGCACGGGCATTGGCGACAACGGCTTCCACCTTGCGGCGCGAACGTATCATGCCGGGGACAAGCAGCGCGGCTTCGATGTCGCGTTCCGTGAAGGCGGCAAGCTCCTTTACGTGAAAGTCCGCCAGGGCACGATGGAAGATGTCCCGTTTTTTCAGCATGAGCAGCCAGTTCAGGCCGCATTGCATGACTTCCAGCATGAGATGCTCGAAAAGCGGCGTATCGTCATGCACGGGGACTCCCCATTCCGTATCGTGATAGCGGCGCAGCAGATCATGCGTCCGGCACCATGCGCAGGCGTTGTCCATGGCGTTCCTCCATGCGGCACCGTAGCCTGTTTCCCCGGTGAAGTACAGGGCGGCTTGACA
Above is a window of Mailhella massiliensis DNA encoding:
- a CDS encoding DUF3298 and DUF4163 domain-containing protein → MKLFSVALTACLILNAGSCIAAENVVSTYTESSSSVSFTASWQRSGLSLPDRIADELVARKAAEFRATAQEEHAALQDIRGEETPPLEMNLKGTLSGNGRTLSLLWEEYVYTGGAHGNLILSSQNHMLPGAEVFTLADLFPRKDKALKLISELSRKKLLARGLPEDMVNMGTVPEEENFCTFVLEKDGITFYFSPYQVGPWAEGVVTVSLSLGELSGAAPRMSFWE
- a CDS encoding DNA-3-methyladenine glycosylase I, with amino-acid sequence MDNACAWCRTHDLLRRYHDTEWGVPVHDDTPLFEHLMLEVMQCGLNWLLMLKKRDIFHRALADFHVKELAAFTERDIEAALLVPGMIRSRRKVEAVVANARAFLAMQQKYGSFHDWLWSFTDGHMLVYAGHDGAVPARNELSDRISAGLKAHGFRHLGSITVYSMLQACGIINDHERTCPRFHAVMQGAKVARINDETV